A genomic stretch from Mus pahari chromosome 6, PAHARI_EIJ_v1.1, whole genome shotgun sequence includes:
- the Slc25a34 gene encoding solute carrier family 25 member 34 — translation MKPTWAQMAPAMDSRGMVSPAVDLVLGSSACCLACVFTNPLEVVKTRLQLQGELQAPGTYPRPYRGFVSSLAAVARADGLRGLQKGLAAGLLYQGLMNGVRFYCYSLACQAGLTQEPGGTVVAGAAAGALGAFVGSPAYLVKTQLQAQTVATMAVGHQHQHQGVLSALGTIWRQQGMLGLWRGVGGAVPRVTVGSAAQLATFTSAKSWVQDRQWFLEDSWLVTLAGGMISSVAVVAVMTPLDVVSTRLYNQPVDRAGRGQLYGGLTDCLLKTCQQEGPLALYKGLGPAYLRLGPHTILSMFFWDELRKLASRAQHQDT, via the exons ATGAAGCCGACCTGGGCACAGATGGCTCCTGCCATGGATTCGAGGGGGATGGTGTCCCCAGCTGTGGACCTGGTGCTTGGCTCCTCAGCCTGCTGCCTGGCCTGTGTATTTACCAACCCCCTGGAAGTGGTAAAGACCCGTCTACAACTGCAGGGGGAACTGCAGGCCCCAGGCACCTACCCACGGCCCTACCGGGGCTTTGTGTCTTCTCTTGCAGCCGTGGCCCGGGCAGATGGGTTGCGGGGCCTGCAGAAGGGGTTGGCTGCTGGCCTTCTCTACCAGGGCCTCATGAATGGTGTCCGGTTCTACTGCTATAGCCTGGCatgtcaggctggcctcacccaGGAACCAGGTGGCACTGTGGTCGCAGGCGCTGCGGCTGGGGCATTGGGGGCCTTCGTGGGGAGTCCTGCTTACCTG GTCAAGACACAGCTACAGGCCCAGACAGTGGCTACTATGGCTGTGGGGCATCAGCACCAACATCAG GGTGTCCTGAGTGCCCTGGGGACCATCTGGCGCCAACAGGGCATGCTGGGGCTGTGGCGGGGTGTGGGTGGGGCTGTGCCCCGAGTCACCGTAGGTTCAGCTGCCCAGCTGGCCACCTTTACCTCTGCCAAGTCATGGGTACAGGATCGACAG TGGTTTTTGGAGGACAGCTGGCTGGTGACCCTGGCCGGCGGCATGATCAGCAGTGTAGCCGTGGTTGCAGTCATGACACCCCTCGACGTCGTCAGCACTCGACTGTACAATCAGCCAGTGGACAGAGCTGGCAGG GGCCAGCTGTACGGGGGCCTCACTGATTGCCTGCTGAAGACCTGTCAACAGGAGGGGCCCCTGGCACTCTACAAGGGCCTGGGCCCTGCCTATCTGCGCTTGGGTCCCCACACCATCCTTAGCATGTTCTTCTGGGACGAGCTTCGGAAACTGGCCTCGAGGGCCCAGCACCAGGACACCTAG